The DNA segment CTCAAGGACGCCATCAATGAGGCGTTGCGGGACTGGGTCGCCAACGTCGACACCACCCACTACCTGCTCGGAACCGTCGCGGGACCGCATCCGTTCCCCGTGATGGTGCGTGACTTCCACAAGATCATCGGCGAAGAGTCCCGCGACCAGCTCCTCGCGCTCACCGGCAAGCTTCCGGATGCCGTCACGGCGTGCGTCGGCGGCGGCTCGAACGCCATGGGTATTTTCCATGCATTTCTCGACGACCCCGAGGTCATGCTGGTGGGCTACGAGGCCGCGGGCGATGGCGCGGACACCCCGCGACACGCCGCGACGATCACGAAGGGCCGCCCCGGCGTGCTGCACGGCGCCCGGAGCTACCTCCTGCAGGACGAGGACGGCCAGACGGTTGAGTCGCACTCGATCTCTGCCGGCCTCGACTATCCGGGAGTCGGACCGGAGCACGCGTGGCTCGCCGACATCGGCCGGGCCCGCTACGAGCCGATCACCGATGACGAGGCCATGTCCGCGCTGCGCCTGCTCGCCCGCACCGAGGGCATCATCGCCGCGATCGAAACAGCCCACGCCCTCGCCGGCACGATCAAGCTCGGCCAGGAACTCGGACCAGACGCGGTCATCCTCGTCAACCTGAGCGGCCGCGGAGACAAGGACATGGTCACCATCGGCAACTACTTCGGAGTTCTCGACGGCGAAGCGGAGCAGGTATGAACCCGGCCGCGAGTCCGGTGGAACGCGTCATCGCCGCCCGCCGCGAAGCCGGCAGCGGCGCCCTGATCGGCTACCTGCCCGCCGGGTTCCCCGACATCCCGACGAGCATAGAGGCGGCAGTCGCCCTCGCCGAGAATGGCGTCGATATCATCGAGCTCGGCCTGCCGTACTCCGATCCCGTCATGGACGGACCGGTCATCCAGGCGGCGACCCAGACCGCACTCGCTCAGGGTTTCCGGCTGCGTGACGGCTTCGACGTGATGGCGGCGATCACCGCGCGCGTCTCCACTCCGGTCGTGTTCATGAGCTACTGGAACCCGATCGCGCAGTACGGCGTCGACCGTTTCGCGGAGGACCTCGTCGCAGCCGGCGGCGCCGGGCTCATCACCCCCGACCTCATCCCCGACGAGGCGAACCAGTGGCTCGCCGCCTCGGAGCGCACGGGCCTCGACCGCATCTTCCTCGCTGCCCCGTCGTCGACGGACACCCGGCTCGAGCAGGCGGTGCAGGCCAGCCGCGGCTTCGTCTACGCCGTCTCGACCATGGGCATCACCGGTGCGCGCGGCGACGTGGACTCCGCGGCCAAGGCGCTCGTCGCCCGGCTGCGGTCCGCCGGTGCCACCAGCACCTGCGTCGGCCTCGGAATCTCCAGCGCCGACCAGGTTCGCGAGGTTCTCGCGTACGCCGACGGCGCGATCGTCGGCTCCGCTCTCGTGAAGGCCCTGTCCGACGGCGGCGTACCGGCCGTCGCCGCCACCGCCGCGGCCCTGTCCGCCGGAACCAGGCCCGCAGTCACCGGCCACTGAGCCTCTCCGTTCTTCCCCCACCAGAAAGGCGACCGGTTAAATGTTCGCACCCCTGAGCATCCCCGCCCCCAGCCCCGACTGGCAGGTCTTCAACCTCGGCCAGTGGCTGCGCGACATCGGCCTCGGATTCTTCCCGTTCGACCTGAACATTCACGCCTACGCGATCTGCATCCTGCTCGGGATCGTCGTCGCCACCGCCCTCACGAGCGCGCGCCTCAAGCGGCGCGGCGCCGACCCAGGCGTGGTGCTCGACATCGCGATCTGGGCGGTGCCGTTCGGTATCGTCGGCGGCCGCATCTTCCATGTGCTCACCCACCCGGACGACTACTTCTACCCCGGAGCCGACCTCGCCCGCACCCTCTACATCTGGGAGGGCGGCATGGCGATCTTCGGGGCGCTCATCCTCGGCGCCCTCGGCGCCTACCTCGGCTGCCGCCAGGCGGGCCTGCGGTTCTGGAGCTTCGCGGATGCCCTCGCGCCCGGACTCCTGCTCGCGCAGGCGTTCGGCCGATTCGGCAACTACTTCAACCAGGAGCTCTTCGGCCTCCCGACCGACCTGCCCTGGGGCCTCGAGATCTCGTCGACGAACCCCGCCTTCCCGATCGGCCTCGCCGAGGGAACGCTGTTCCACCCGACGTTCCTCTACGAGATCATCTGGAACGTGGCCGGCGCGGCGCTCCTCATACTCATCGACCGCCGCCTGCGGGTGCAGTGGGGCAAGCTCATCGGGCTGTACTTCATCTGGTACGGCATCGGCCGCAGCGTCTTCGAGACGATCCGCATCGACCCGAGCGAAATCTTCCTCGGCGTGCGCACCAACGTCTGGGCCGCGTTCGCCGCGATCCTCGTCGGGCTCGTCATCATCATCGTTCAGACCCGCCGTCACCCCGGCATCGAGCCGAGCCCCTACCTGCCCGGACGCGGGTGGTCTCCCAACGTCGCTGGGGTAGACTCTGGTGAGAGGTATTCGGACTCCGACGACGATGGCAACGGTGCCGCGGAGGATGCCGGAACACCCGCCAGCAAACCTGCCACAAGCGGGGTCGGTGCGAAAGCATAGGCATGACGGGGAACGAGTGGGGGCGCACCAAAGCCCCACGAGAATCCCCACCCACTGCGACGCCTTCGTCAGGAAGGCCGCCAATCCCAGGGCCACTGGCGTCCCGCGACTCTGTTTCCTCGTGAGGACGGTTGCTCATGGCACTCAAGCCAACTTTTTCCCGCTTCGGCCTTAACCCCGAAGCTAGTGGTCTCTACGACCCCCGCAACGAACGCGATGCCTGCGGTCTCGCGATGGTTGCGACGCTGCGCGGCACAGCCGGCCACGACATCATCGACGCCGCGCTCGGCGCGCTGCGCAACCTCGAGCACCGCGGCGCGATCGGCTCCGACGCCGGTACCGGCGACGGAGCGGGCATCGTCACCCAGATCCCCGACGAGTTCCTCCGCGCCGTCACCCAATTCGAGCTTCCCCCGGTGGGCCGCTATGTCGTCGGCATGGCGTTCCTCCCCCACGGCGACGCCGAGCGCGCCGAGGTCAAGCTCGGCATCGAGGCGCTCGCCCGGGAGGAGTCGCTCAACGTCATCGGCTGGCGCGAGGTTCCGGTGCGTGCCGACGAGGTCGGCAAGCTCGCCCGTGCCGCGATGCCGGCCTTCGAGCAGCTGTTCCTCTCGAGCGAGCGCACCACCGAGAGCGGCGAGCCCGTCTCCGGCATCCAGCTCGACCGCCAGTCCTTCCGCCTGCGCAAGCGCGCCGAGCGTGAGCTCGAGGTCTATTTCCCGTCGCTGTCCTGCCGCACCATGGTCTACAAGGGAATGGTCACCACCCTCCAGCTCGAGCCGTTCTACCCCGACCTCTCAGACGAGCGGTTCACCTCGAAGCTCGCGCTCGTGCACTCGCGCTACTCGACCAACACGTTCCCGTCGTGGCCGCTCGCCCAGCCCTTCCGCATGGTCGCGCACAACGGCGAAATCAACACGGTGCAGGGCAACCGCAACTGGATGCGCGCCCGCCAGTCGCAACTGCAATCCGACCTGCTCGGCGACATCGACACGATCCTTCCGATCAACACTCCCGGAGCGAGCGACTCCGCGTCGTTCGACGAGGTCGTCGAGCTCCTCAACCTCGCCGGGCGGTCCCTGCCACACGCGATGATGATGATGGTGCCAGAGGCATACGAAAACCAGGCCGACATCGACCCGGCCCGCCGCGACTTCTACGAGTACCACTCCATGCTCATGGAGCCGTGGGACGGCCCCGCGGCGCTCGTGTTCACCGACGGCAGCCTCGTCGGCGCAACCCTCGACCGCAACGGCCTGCGCCCCGGGCGCTACCTCATCACCGATGACGGCCTGGTCGTGCTCGCGAGCGAGATCGGCGTGCTCGACATCGACCCCAGCCGCGTCGTGCGCAAGGGGCGCCTGCAGCCCGGAAAAATGTTCCTCGTCGACACGGCCGAGGGCCGCCTGATCGAGGACGAGGAGATCAAGAGCTCGCTCGCCGCCTCCAAGCCCTGGGGCGACTGGCTCGAATCCGGGCGGATCAACCTCAAGGACCTTCCCGAGCGCGAGCACATCATGCACACCCCGGCATCCGTCACCCGGCGCCAGCGCACCTTCGGCTACACCGAGGAGGAAGTGCGCATCCTGCTCATGCCGATGGCGGCCAACGGCGCCGAACCGATCGGCGCGATGGGCTCCGACACCCCGATCGCCGTGCTCTCGCAGCGCCCGCGCCTGCTCTTCGACTACTTCACACAGGCCTTTGCACAGGTCACCAACCCGCCGCTCGACTCGATCCGTGAGGAGGTCGTGACCTCCCTCACGGTCGGTCTCGGCCCCGAGCGCAATCTGCTCGACGCGACCGAGGAGCACGCCCGCCAGGTCATCCTCGACTTCCCGGTGATCGACAACGACGAGCTCGCCAAGATCCAGCACATCGACCCGCGTGCCAGCAGCCGCACGACCACGACGATCCGCGGACTGTACCGCGTCGACCAGGGGCCTCTCGCGATGCAGAAGCGCATCGCCGAGATGTGCGACGAGGTCGACGACGCGATCGCGAATGGCTGCACATTCATCGTGCTGTCCGACCGCGACTCCAACAAGGACCTGGCACCCATGCCGTCCCTGCTGATGCTCGCGGCCGTGCACCACCACCTGATCCGCGAGCAGAACCGCATGAAGGTCGGCATCGTCGTCGAGGCCGGCGACGTGCGCGAAGTACACCACGTTGCGCTGCTGATCGGCTACGGCGCCTCCGCCGTGAACCCCTACCTCGCGATGGAGAGCGCGGAGCAGCTCGTCAGCGGCGGCATGCTG comes from the Marisediminicola antarctica genome and includes:
- the trpB gene encoding tryptophan synthase subunit beta, which encodes MALRDQVGPYFGEYGGRFVPESLIQALDELDAAYVAAKIDPEFQAELAALHATYSGRPSIITEVQRFAEHAGGARIFLKREDLNHTGSHKINNVMGQALLARKLGKKRLIAETGAGQHGVATATAAALFGMECVVYMGEVDTERQALNVARMRLLGAEVIPVTAGSRTLKDAINEALRDWVANVDTTHYLLGTVAGPHPFPVMVRDFHKIIGEESRDQLLALTGKLPDAVTACVGGGSNAMGIFHAFLDDPEVMLVGYEAAGDGADTPRHAATITKGRPGVLHGARSYLLQDEDGQTVESHSISAGLDYPGVGPEHAWLADIGRARYEPITDDEAMSALRLLARTEGIIAAIETAHALAGTIKLGQELGPDAVILVNLSGRGDKDMVTIGNYFGVLDGEAEQV
- the trpA gene encoding tryptophan synthase subunit alpha — protein: MNPAASPVERVIAARREAGSGALIGYLPAGFPDIPTSIEAAVALAENGVDIIELGLPYSDPVMDGPVIQAATQTALAQGFRLRDGFDVMAAITARVSTPVVFMSYWNPIAQYGVDRFAEDLVAAGGAGLITPDLIPDEANQWLAASERTGLDRIFLAAPSSTDTRLEQAVQASRGFVYAVSTMGITGARGDVDSAAKALVARLRSAGATSTCVGLGISSADQVREVLAYADGAIVGSALVKALSDGGVPAVAATAAALSAGTRPAVTGH
- the lgt gene encoding prolipoprotein diacylglyceryl transferase; this translates as MFAPLSIPAPSPDWQVFNLGQWLRDIGLGFFPFDLNIHAYAICILLGIVVATALTSARLKRRGADPGVVLDIAIWAVPFGIVGGRIFHVLTHPDDYFYPGADLARTLYIWEGGMAIFGALILGALGAYLGCRQAGLRFWSFADALAPGLLLAQAFGRFGNYFNQELFGLPTDLPWGLEISSTNPAFPIGLAEGTLFHPTFLYEIIWNVAGAALLILIDRRLRVQWGKLIGLYFIWYGIGRSVFETIRIDPSEIFLGVRTNVWAAFAAILVGLVIIIVQTRRHPGIEPSPYLPGRGWSPNVAGVDSGERYSDSDDDGNGAAEDAGTPASKPATSGVGAKA